In one window of Gossypium hirsutum isolate 1008001.06 chromosome A01, Gossypium_hirsutum_v2.1, whole genome shotgun sequence DNA:
- the LOC107916524 gene encoding squamosa promoter-binding-like protein 2: MSFISPMDWNAKTPLQWDWENLMMLNATPTEIPRKLRPEQWDIDGEGGMNSGSFYSSVAAGGSGGSASDLGLASMSKSSKSASINSSSMGEVKMTKFTSEAFEAIPDDISNQNEAFRAELAGTSPTLEASVGSGEPLLSLKLGKRTYFEDVSGGSNTKNLSYSSTSGQSPAQAKRSKPNCQGIHVLRCQVEGCNFDLSSAKDYHRKHRICESHSKSPKVIVHGQERRFCQQCSKFHGLSEFDEKKRSCRRRLSDHNARRRKPQTEAFHFSGTRFSSSPNEGKQQMSFIWNKVPFLHNARPNEIFSWEGTFDSKSSQMKGYTSTKVGNINGQPNLPGNELLNSITMRSHDSNGFLPTKGKQSTDDILNQGVEESRVDSNVATTQDLHRALSLLSNESWVSCEPKHGSIAYPMHVNPSTSMSQPAMNASSRGFPSALSENWQMEQQTTESQVHNGDGDNHFQEFQLLKAPYYSGFYSNQ; this comes from the exons ATGAGTTTTATCTCTCCGATGGATTGGAATGCCAAAACGCCTTTGCAATGGGACTGGGAAAACTTGATGATGTTAAATGCAACACCAACTGAAATTCCAAGGAAGCTCAGACCTGAACAGTGGGATATTGATGGAGAGGGAGGAATGAACTCTGGGTCTTTCTATTCTTCTGTTGCTGCTGGAGGTAGTGGTGGTTCTGCCTCAGATTTGGGCCTTGCTTCTATGTCTAAAAGTTCAAAATCGGCATCTATTAATTCTTCTTCTATGGGGgaggtaaaaatgaccaaatttacTTCGGAAGCCTTTGAAGCTATCCCAGATGATATTAGCAACCAGAACGAAGCTTTCAGGGCTGAGCTGGCTGGTACTTCCCCAACACTTGAGGCTTCAGTTGGCTCTGGTGAGCCATTGCTCAGTTTAAAGCTTGGTAAACGGACATACTTTGAAGATGTTTCTGGGGGAAGCAATACTAAGAATTTGTCTTATTCTTCCACTTCTGGACAATCTCCTGCCCAAGCAAAGAGATCTAAACCCAATTGTCAGGGCATACATGTTCTGCGTTGCCAAGTTGAAGGCTGTAACTTTGACCTCTCCTCAGCAAAGGATTACCATCGGAAACACAGAATTTGTGAAAGTCATTCAAAGAGTCCAAAGGTCATTGTACATGGTCAGGAACGCCGGTTCTGCCAACAATGTAGCAA GTTCCATGGCCTGTCGGAGTTTGATGAAAAGAAGCGAAGTTGTCGCCGGCGCCTTTCTGACCACAATGCAAGACGCCGTAAACCACAGACAGAAGCATTCCACTTCAGTGGTACAAGATTTTCATCTTCACCAAATG AAGGGAAGCAACAGATGAGTTTCATCTGGAATAAAGTGCCATTTCTTCATAATGCTAGACCCAATGAAATTTTTTCATGGGAAGGCACATTTGATTCCAAGTCCTCTCAAATGAAAGGTTATACATCTACAAAAGTTGGAAATATTAATGGACAGCCAAACCTCCCTGGCAATGAGCTTTTGAATTCCATCACAATGCGATCTCATGATTCCAATGGATTCCTGCCCACCAAGGGCAAGCAAAGTACAGATGACATTCTCAACCAAG GTGTAGAAgaatccagagttgattcaaaCGTGGCTACGACGCAAGATCTTCATCGTGCTCTCTCTCTTCTGTCAAACGAATCCTGGGTTTCTTGTGAGCCAAAACACGGTTCAATTGCATACCCCATGCATGTCAACCCTAGTACCAGTATGTCTCAGCCAGCTATGAATGCAAGTTCACGAGGATTTCCAAGTGCCTTATCTGAAAACTGGCAGATGGAACAACAGACAACTGAATCTCAAGTGCATAATGGTGATGGTGACAACCATTTCCAAGAGTTCCAGCTGCTCAAGGCTCCCTATTATAGTGGCTTTTATTCCAATCAATGA